A window of the Brassica napus cultivar Da-Ae unplaced genomic scaffold, Da-Ae ScsIHWf_913;HRSCAF=1296, whole genome shotgun sequence genome harbors these coding sequences:
- the LOC125606632 gene encoding 3-hydroxyisobutyryl-CoA hydrolase 1-like isoform X2 — MASHSQVLVEEKSSVRILTLNRPKQLNALSFQMISRLLQLFLAYEEDPSVKLVILKGQGRAFCAGGDVSAVVRDIGQGNWRLGAKFFADEYMLNYVMATYTKPQVSILNGIVMGGGAGVSVHGPFRIATENTVFAMPETVLGLFPDVGASYFLSRLPGFFGEYVGLTGARLDGADMLACGLATHYLPSTRLTALEAELCRVDSSDPALVSTILDAYTQNPHLKQQSAYHRLDVIDRCFSGRTVEEIIAALEREATHGGDDWISSTIRALKKASPASLKISLRSIREGRLQGVGQCLSREYRMVCHVLKGDISKDFVEGCRAILIDKDKNPKWEPWRLEEMKDRMVEQYFKRVEEEEDLKFPARKNLPALAMAKL, encoded by the exons ATGGCCTCTCACTCGCAG GTTTTGGTGGAAGAGAAATCGAGTGTTAGAATATTGACACTGAACAGACCAAAGCAGCTGAATGCTCTGTCCTTCCAAATG ATATCTCGGTTGCTGCAACTGTTCCTTGCATATGAGGAGGACCCTAGTGTGAAACTTGTTATCCTTAAG GGTCAGGGAAGAGCCTTTTGTGCTGGTGGTGATGTTTCAGCTGTCGTTCGTGACATCGGACAAG GCAATTGGAGACTCGGTGCCAAGTTCTTCGCAGATGAATACATGCTCAACTATGTTATGGCCACCTATACCAAACCTCAG GTTTCAATTTTGAATGGTATTGTCATGGGAGGCGGAGCTGGTGTCTCCGTCCATGGTCCATTTCGTATTGCTACTGAGAACACG GTTTTTGCCATGCCCGAGACAGTTCTCGGGCTCTTTCCGGATGTAGGCGCTTCCTACTTCTTGTCTAGACTCCCTGGATTTTTTG GAGAGTATGTTGGCCTCACAGGAGCTAGGTTAGATGGCGCTGACATGCTTGCTTGTGGTCTTGCTACTCATTATCTTCCTTCAACG AGATTGACTGCATTGGAAGCAGAACTTTGCAGAGTTGATTCAAGTGATCCAGCCTTGGTCTCAACAATTCTCGATGCATACACACAGAATCCGCACCTTAAACAGCAGAGTGCTTACCACAG GTTGGATGTTATTGATAGGTGCTTCTCGGGGAGAACGGTGGAAGAAATTATAGCTGCACTT GAGAGAGAGGCCACCCATGGAGGCGATGATTGGATCTCAAGCACTATTAGAGCATTGAAAAAGGCTTCACCAGCAAGCCTTAAAATCTCTCTTAGATCG ataagAGAAGGAAGGTTGCAGGGGGTGGGGCAGTGCCTTAGCCGTGAGTATAGAATGGTGTGTCATGTGCTAAAGGGAGATATAAGCAAAGATTTTGTGGAG GGGTGCAGAGCCATATTGATTGACAAAGATAAGAATCCAAAG TGGGAGCCATGGCGGCTGGAGGAGATGAAGGATCGGATGGTAGAGCAGTACTTCAAGAGagtggaggaagaagaggatCTAAAGTTTCCAGCAAGGAAAAATTTGCCAGCCTTAGCAATGGCAAAGCTGTGA
- the LOC125606632 gene encoding 3-hydroxyisobutyryl-CoA hydrolase 1-like isoform X1, with protein MASHSQVLVEEKSSVRILTLNRPKQLNALSFQMISRLLQLFLAYEEDPSVKLVILKGQGRAFCAGGDVSAVVRDIGQGNWRLGAKFFADEYMLNYVMATYTKPQVSILNGIVMGGGAGVSVHGPFRIATENTVFAMPETVLGLFPDVGASYFLSRLPGFFGNNTLSFFFFAFPLDPQAISLSHPSCSGEYVGLTGARLDGADMLACGLATHYLPSTRLTALEAELCRVDSSDPALVSTILDAYTQNPHLKQQSAYHRLDVIDRCFSGRTVEEIIAALEREATHGGDDWISSTIRALKKASPASLKISLRSIREGRLQGVGQCLSREYRMVCHVLKGDISKDFVEGCRAILIDKDKNPKWEPWRLEEMKDRMVEQYFKRVEEEEDLKFPARKNLPALAMAKL; from the exons ATGGCCTCTCACTCGCAG GTTTTGGTGGAAGAGAAATCGAGTGTTAGAATATTGACACTGAACAGACCAAAGCAGCTGAATGCTCTGTCCTTCCAAATG ATATCTCGGTTGCTGCAACTGTTCCTTGCATATGAGGAGGACCCTAGTGTGAAACTTGTTATCCTTAAG GGTCAGGGAAGAGCCTTTTGTGCTGGTGGTGATGTTTCAGCTGTCGTTCGTGACATCGGACAAG GCAATTGGAGACTCGGTGCCAAGTTCTTCGCAGATGAATACATGCTCAACTATGTTATGGCCACCTATACCAAACCTCAG GTTTCAATTTTGAATGGTATTGTCATGGGAGGCGGAGCTGGTGTCTCCGTCCATGGTCCATTTCGTATTGCTACTGAGAACACG GTTTTTGCCATGCCCGAGACAGTTCTCGGGCTCTTTCCGGATGTAGGCGCTTCCTACTTCTTGTCTAGACTCCCTGGATTTTTTGGTAACaatactctctctttttttttttttgcatttccTTTAGATCCACAGGCTATCTCCCTCTCTCACCCTTCTTGTTCAGGAGAGTATGTTGGCCTCACAGGAGCTAGGTTAGATGGCGCTGACATGCTTGCTTGTGGTCTTGCTACTCATTATCTTCCTTCAACG AGATTGACTGCATTGGAAGCAGAACTTTGCAGAGTTGATTCAAGTGATCCAGCCTTGGTCTCAACAATTCTCGATGCATACACACAGAATCCGCACCTTAAACAGCAGAGTGCTTACCACAG GTTGGATGTTATTGATAGGTGCTTCTCGGGGAGAACGGTGGAAGAAATTATAGCTGCACTT GAGAGAGAGGCCACCCATGGAGGCGATGATTGGATCTCAAGCACTATTAGAGCATTGAAAAAGGCTTCACCAGCAAGCCTTAAAATCTCTCTTAGATCG ataagAGAAGGAAGGTTGCAGGGGGTGGGGCAGTGCCTTAGCCGTGAGTATAGAATGGTGTGTCATGTGCTAAAGGGAGATATAAGCAAAGATTTTGTGGAG GGGTGCAGAGCCATATTGATTGACAAAGATAAGAATCCAAAG TGGGAGCCATGGCGGCTGGAGGAGATGAAGGATCGGATGGTAGAGCAGTACTTCAAGAGagtggaggaagaagaggatCTAAAGTTTCCAGCAAGGAAAAATTTGCCAGCCTTAGCAATGGCAAAGCTGTGA
- the LOC125606632 gene encoding 3-hydroxyisobutyryl-CoA hydrolase 1-like isoform X4, which produces MASHSQVLVEEKSSVRILTLNRPKQLNALSFQMISRLLQLFLAYEEDPSVKLVILKGQGRAFCAGGDVSAVVRDIGQGNWRLGAKFFADEYMLNYVMATYTKPQVSILNGIVMGGGAGVSVHGPFRIATENTVFAMPETVLGLFPDVGASYFLSRLPGFFGARLDGADMLACGLATHYLPSTRLTALEAELCRVDSSDPALVSTILDAYTQNPHLKQQSAYHRLDVIDRCFSGRTVEEIIAALEREATHGGDDWISSTIRALKKASPASLKISLRSIREGRLQGVGQCLSREYRMVCHVLKGDISKDFVEGCRAILIDKDKNPKWEPWRLEEMKDRMVEQYFKRVEEEEDLKFPARKNLPALAMAKL; this is translated from the exons ATGGCCTCTCACTCGCAG GTTTTGGTGGAAGAGAAATCGAGTGTTAGAATATTGACACTGAACAGACCAAAGCAGCTGAATGCTCTGTCCTTCCAAATG ATATCTCGGTTGCTGCAACTGTTCCTTGCATATGAGGAGGACCCTAGTGTGAAACTTGTTATCCTTAAG GGTCAGGGAAGAGCCTTTTGTGCTGGTGGTGATGTTTCAGCTGTCGTTCGTGACATCGGACAAG GCAATTGGAGACTCGGTGCCAAGTTCTTCGCAGATGAATACATGCTCAACTATGTTATGGCCACCTATACCAAACCTCAG GTTTCAATTTTGAATGGTATTGTCATGGGAGGCGGAGCTGGTGTCTCCGTCCATGGTCCATTTCGTATTGCTACTGAGAACACG GTTTTTGCCATGCCCGAGACAGTTCTCGGGCTCTTTCCGGATGTAGGCGCTTCCTACTTCTTGTCTAGACTCCCTGGATTTTTTG GAGCTAGGTTAGATGGCGCTGACATGCTTGCTTGTGGTCTTGCTACTCATTATCTTCCTTCAACG AGATTGACTGCATTGGAAGCAGAACTTTGCAGAGTTGATTCAAGTGATCCAGCCTTGGTCTCAACAATTCTCGATGCATACACACAGAATCCGCACCTTAAACAGCAGAGTGCTTACCACAG GTTGGATGTTATTGATAGGTGCTTCTCGGGGAGAACGGTGGAAGAAATTATAGCTGCACTT GAGAGAGAGGCCACCCATGGAGGCGATGATTGGATCTCAAGCACTATTAGAGCATTGAAAAAGGCTTCACCAGCAAGCCTTAAAATCTCTCTTAGATCG ataagAGAAGGAAGGTTGCAGGGGGTGGGGCAGTGCCTTAGCCGTGAGTATAGAATGGTGTGTCATGTGCTAAAGGGAGATATAAGCAAAGATTTTGTGGAG GGGTGCAGAGCCATATTGATTGACAAAGATAAGAATCCAAAG TGGGAGCCATGGCGGCTGGAGGAGATGAAGGATCGGATGGTAGAGCAGTACTTCAAGAGagtggaggaagaagaggatCTAAAGTTTCCAGCAAGGAAAAATTTGCCAGCCTTAGCAATGGCAAAGCTGTGA
- the LOC125606632 gene encoding 3-hydroxyisobutyryl-CoA hydrolase 1-like isoform X3, which produces MISRLLQLFLAYEEDPSVKLVILKGQGRAFCAGGDVSAVVRDIGQGNWRLGAKFFADEYMLNYVMATYTKPQVSILNGIVMGGGAGVSVHGPFRIATENTVFAMPETVLGLFPDVGASYFLSRLPGFFGNNTLSFFFFAFPLDPQAISLSHPSCSGEYVGLTGARLDGADMLACGLATHYLPSTRLTALEAELCRVDSSDPALVSTILDAYTQNPHLKQQSAYHRLDVIDRCFSGRTVEEIIAALEREATHGGDDWISSTIRALKKASPASLKISLRSIREGRLQGVGQCLSREYRMVCHVLKGDISKDFVEGCRAILIDKDKNPKWEPWRLEEMKDRMVEQYFKRVEEEEDLKFPARKNLPALAMAKL; this is translated from the exons ATG ATATCTCGGTTGCTGCAACTGTTCCTTGCATATGAGGAGGACCCTAGTGTGAAACTTGTTATCCTTAAG GGTCAGGGAAGAGCCTTTTGTGCTGGTGGTGATGTTTCAGCTGTCGTTCGTGACATCGGACAAG GCAATTGGAGACTCGGTGCCAAGTTCTTCGCAGATGAATACATGCTCAACTATGTTATGGCCACCTATACCAAACCTCAG GTTTCAATTTTGAATGGTATTGTCATGGGAGGCGGAGCTGGTGTCTCCGTCCATGGTCCATTTCGTATTGCTACTGAGAACACG GTTTTTGCCATGCCCGAGACAGTTCTCGGGCTCTTTCCGGATGTAGGCGCTTCCTACTTCTTGTCTAGACTCCCTGGATTTTTTGGTAACaatactctctctttttttttttttgcatttccTTTAGATCCACAGGCTATCTCCCTCTCTCACCCTTCTTGTTCAGGAGAGTATGTTGGCCTCACAGGAGCTAGGTTAGATGGCGCTGACATGCTTGCTTGTGGTCTTGCTACTCATTATCTTCCTTCAACG AGATTGACTGCATTGGAAGCAGAACTTTGCAGAGTTGATTCAAGTGATCCAGCCTTGGTCTCAACAATTCTCGATGCATACACACAGAATCCGCACCTTAAACAGCAGAGTGCTTACCACAG GTTGGATGTTATTGATAGGTGCTTCTCGGGGAGAACGGTGGAAGAAATTATAGCTGCACTT GAGAGAGAGGCCACCCATGGAGGCGATGATTGGATCTCAAGCACTATTAGAGCATTGAAAAAGGCTTCACCAGCAAGCCTTAAAATCTCTCTTAGATCG ataagAGAAGGAAGGTTGCAGGGGGTGGGGCAGTGCCTTAGCCGTGAGTATAGAATGGTGTGTCATGTGCTAAAGGGAGATATAAGCAAAGATTTTGTGGAG GGGTGCAGAGCCATATTGATTGACAAAGATAAGAATCCAAAG TGGGAGCCATGGCGGCTGGAGGAGATGAAGGATCGGATGGTAGAGCAGTACTTCAAGAGagtggaggaagaagaggatCTAAAGTTTCCAGCAAGGAAAAATTTGCCAGCCTTAGCAATGGCAAAGCTGTGA